ATGAGCTTACTCCTGTCTCATCACCCATTTTTCCGCATTCGGCTGGAGTCTTTCCCGAAGCTTTTGCCTGAGTCACAAACTTCTGCCATTTCTTTGACGCATCCTTATAATGATGTGGAGACGTGATACTGTTAGACTCTTCGCCAACTATGGCAACACTATGATTCTTTCTACTCTTTTCATCTTCTGATAACCGCACAGCTTCAATAATGGCTCTTCTCTGTTGTCCATGTCCATATATTAAGAACTCTGGTGTGCGCTCAAGTCTAAAGCATCATTCAGACTCAGTTATCAATAATATATTCATGCTGTTCAAGAATCAAAATCAAGGTATCTACAACATACTTCTCCGCATGTGATCGGCAAAGCTGCaacgaaaatgaatgaaatgtgCTGATTGTAAGCTGTTTGGCAGTTGCTCTCCCAGCCACAGCTCCAATTCGATCTCTCATCTCGGCAGCTGCTGCTGTAGTGAAAGTCATGGCTAGAATATTCGATGCACTAATGCCCTAagaatacaaaacaaaacgaaCGATCATGAgctaaaaaaagagaggggaACAATAAAAGATTCAAAATTTAGAGGAAAAGCGGTAACACCTCATTAAGCAGCATCAGAACACGGCCAACCATAGTCGAAGTCTTTCCACTTCCGGGGCCAGCAACAATCATCAAAGGTATTGAAATATCGCTGCAAGCTGCTTCGCGCTGCCTCTCATTGAGAGAAAGCAAATACTTCGAATACTCATCTGGCATGTTCGGCAATCCATGGTTGATAGAACCTGTCTGATTATCAGCATTCACAGGCAGCACTGAAGCGGTACTAGCATCACCATCACAACTCTCAACATCATCATGGTGAATTTCCAGGCTTGGTTTCTGCTCGATCAAAGCGTCAATTTCTTGCAAAATACTCTCATCAAAATCATCTTCATCTAGAAATCGAGGTGCGGAGAAAGAATCAAATGAAGTTGAACATTGGGGCTGCCTCATTGGAGTTGTGAAAGAATCTGATCCTGATACGCTTGATTCAATCCGGTTAATGCTTAAGCTACCAGAACATGAAGCGCTGCTATATTCGCCACCGTCTGACTTGCAGCAATTCGCCGAGAATGGAGACGGAGATGGCGTGTTTACAGGTAGCTCAGCAAGAGGAACTCTCTGGATGCTATTCAGCTGAGCTGGTGTTTGAATTCCGTTTCTAGCACAAATTCTGGAATTACAAAACACGATGGAATTTTGAATTAATCATTTACCCTAACAGCAAACAAAGAGTAGAAGGGTGTGAGTCTTACTTATTATGAGGAAAGTGATCAGGCGAAACGGCGTCATGGCGAGGGCGTTTACGAGCAATGAGGGCCTTGGCGGCTCTGAAATTCCGAGAGATTCGATTTCTTTGTTCCTCCGTGAGTACTCCTCCGCCGCACGTTTGAATGTTTTCTTTGGACGTCGACATTGTTGTTCGGAACATGCGACGGAAGCTTTGCCTGACGGACTGTCCAGGCAAACCCTAGAAGAAGGAGCGAATGGGGCCAAAATGTGTccgttttgttttggttttcccTCCGATTTTGACCGTTCGAAATGTGGGCATTGGGCCTTCTCAGAGCAGCCCAATTATCAGGCCTACTAGTACTACTTGCCCAAAGTTAATAGCAAGACTCGAGAGTGTGGTTCAGTTTTTGCGTGAGGGTGAAAATGGAGGCCCTGATAGCCTCGTACGGAGACTCGTCGTCGGACTCAGACTCCGAGTCGCCAGCTCCACGTCCAGAGCTCAAAAACTCCGAAGAATCGAGCTCTGCTCTGCCCCCACCTCCTCTGTCACTTCTCAACAGTCCCAATTCCTTTGGTAACTACTAATTGCAatcaattttctctcttttcgcCTTGTTCTGGtatggttttgaattttcgaTCGTGTTGTCGACCAAGTGTTTGATGTTTTGACTGTGAAGGATTTCTGGACTTCTCGCCAAGCGCTCAGCCCAGCAGAGTGAGGAACTTTCCTCACGTGGAAGGGAACTACGCGGTACATGTCTACATCCCAGGTAACCAAATTCTCTAATTCTCAGTTCCATTAGCAAATGCCATGACTTTGAGCTTAGAGCGTTTAGACCCTTGTTTAATTCAGTACTTGCAGTTTCATTAGCAGATTTCATTAGCAAATGACATGACTTTGAGCTTAGAGCCTTTAGGCCCCTGTTTGATTGTGTACTTGCAGTTTATATACCACCAGCACCAAGGAAAGAGATGGCCTTATTTTTGAACAAGCTAGCTTCTTTGGTGCCCGGTCTCCATGCTGTCGACGTTGACGTCCCTCTTGAGATTTTGTGCAAGGATGAGCACAAGCTTGAACAGGTTGCTTTGGGTAGAGAGTTCCATATAAGTCTGGGAAGAACTGTACCAATCCGAGTGCACCAGATTGACTCCCTGGTCACAATGCTTCGGCAGAAGCTTCAGATTCAGAGGCGGTATGGTTACTTACATTCTATTGTGTGCATGAGTTTTAGTTCTTTTGTTGAACATAATGCTGCGAATTTGCCGTAACCcatttcccatttttggtttCTAACACATTTTGTTATGGTAAAACAGGTATTGGATTGATTTTAGCAAGTGGGAGGTTTTTGTTAACGATGATCACACCCGGACCTTTGTGTCGATAGAAGTTATTGCTGCTGGGTTAGCTGAGGTATGATTGCAAGCTTTCTCGCTTGATACAATTCTTATTGTTCTGAGTTTTTATATGGATGTAAAATTTAGGAACCAGTTGGCCAAAAACATGGGATTTTGAAACATTGATatcttgcttgcttgcttctTAGCTCTAAATGTGATACTGTTCAGTTTCAATTGATTTCAGATAACAAAGCAGATTCAAGCTGTCAATGAGGTGTATAAGCTTCACAATCTTCCTGAATTTTACAAGGTTGGCATTAGTTAATTGGAGCAAGTGATAGTGCAAAATTCTTACTCATaactcagaaaaaaaaaaagaattcacAATATTGGATGTTGTTCATGGCAGGATCCTCGCCCTCATATATCGGTAGCTTGGGCATCGGATGACATTAGCAGTTCCCTGAAGCAAGCggttgaagaagaaagaagatcTACAGTCGGAGGATCATTACAGAAATGTCTTTTTACCAGTAAATTCAATGGCATCGAATGTAGGATTGGTAGTAAAACCCataaaatatgtaaattttctgaATAATAGTGTAACTGTTAATCATACAATCCATTTTTGTTGCATTTGACAAAAGCGCACTTGTTGGGGAAAACAAAAGGCCTTATGTTCATTATCATCGGGGAACCAATTGATTCAGTATGTATGCCTCGTCActattgaattttatttaaacGGCAAAGCTGCACAAGTGAAGAAAACCTTTCAATTGCGTTCGGAAGTCTAATCATATTCTTGAACAGTTAATATATACACAGAAGTCCTTGGTTATGTCACAACTCAGATGGAGGATATATGTATGGCAtcaaaagtaagaaaaataGGTTTAAAGTGGTAAAGGGCGCAACTAATGACGGAGGTGTGCTTCTAATCAAAGGGATCGATCCGAGGGTCATGTTCGCTTGCCATTGCCATTCCCGTGCAAAGGCATGTAGGGCACATTACCTGCCAAATCACAGAACACTGTTAAATATAGCAAACATATATCAGTCATCAAATGCCTGAAGCAGCGAGTCAATATGTATGATGAGGCAAATACACTTATATGGCAACAGGAAGAGGATTTTAGTACGCAATAAACATTAAGTGACATTTTAAATCTCCAACCTTTCCCGCTCCTGAGCAATTTGAACATCTTTCCGCTTTCGGCAGTGATAGGGGCTGATCTCCATCAACTGTTGATATTGGTTCGGTAAGAACCAGGGTTCCTGTGCTTGAACAGCGGGCACAAGCGAGATATCCTGCATAATTATCAAATACACAGGTCAAGAATCAAAATAAACACTCTGAGTTTGAATAAACTATTTGGTCCAGCAATTCATCAAACTGTGAACACATATTAAATTGGAAGTACGTATAATTCATTCGGGAACTTCCAAGAACGTTCATAGCGAATATAGTTGGTAAACATAACGAAATTACACAAAGTGCATATATAAGCCGGGACATGGTCAACTTGAAGAGTAAAAACTTGATAGGCCTACTTCCTAGCTGAAGATGCAGCCCTAGATTTAGCTATATTCAGATAGTCCAAACCAAGTAGTTGACATGCAAACAATACAAACATCTCAATCAGAAGCATTAAAAGCTACACTAAAACCTATAAGTAAAAGTCAGAAATATAGGACATTGTTATACCAGTTCCAACACAATATTTGCATCTTTTCTGCTCCTGCTGTTTTACGTTGTTGATTTCAACAATCATCAATGCGGAGATGACACCAACTGCTCCTCCAGAGAAGGATGCCACTATGGGATCAACTTGACTGCAATGTGAAAGCAAAGCAGGTCAATAAACCAAACTAAAAATGTCGTATGGACATAATTTAGCTTCATGTCAAGATAGAAGACATCCTAATTTTTTTGTCCAATGTGCAAAACTTGGGGATCCTTGTAAGGTTTAGATATATCAGTTCGCGTAGTAAAGTTTAGTGCTTTTGGTTCCCACATTTCACCCACAAAATGGCTTCATGTCAAGATGGATAATCTGATATTTCAAAACAATAATTAGTAGAGTGATGGAGGGTTAAGAGTGCGAGATATGAGCCATACCTCAACTGCAATGGCAGATGCACACTTTCTATAAAATCTTTGTATGAGGTGCCTCCTATTCCCAGTTTCAACTCCAACTGAAAGATTAATATAAAGGGAGGGGTAAGAAAAGAGTTTAGAAACGTAATTGAATCCGcgttaaattgaaaattaaaaagatgcTTATTTGATAGGTTTCTCATTTTCTGACTTTTCTACTTGCAAATTCAGAAAATGTTGACCAATATACTctcttataagttataactaAAAGTTAATGCATAAACAACTTACAGTGGGTGCTAGGAGGCCACCGAAAAGGATAAACGCCGTAATAATTGAATAACAAACAACATAATACTGCTTAAGGTTGTCTGAACTCTGCAAGCAATGCATTCACCATGTGATTTTAACaggaaacaacaaaatatggATGAAACAAGTTGGGGAAAATGAAATTGTCAAGGTTACTGGAACCTTTATTAATCATATAAATACAAGTCTAGAGAGAAAAGCTCACCAGGGGAGGCAAGAATGGAATGAAAGATGGGAAACTAGGAAGCTCATTTTCTTGATCTTCACTTAACATTCCAAGCTCTGCGCTTTTAATCCTCTGTTGTATCCTCAGCCTGCGAACCTACACATATTGAAGctcatttattttacaaaattaataaccAAAGCAGAACTGAGAAAAGGAGAGAGTAGCCCACCTCCTCCATATGCAAGAAAATTTTGTTGCGTCGACTTCGAATATTATCCTGAATTTCTTGCAACTCCATTTTGGCAAAGTCTTGGACTGTTTCAGGCCCCTCTATGATACAGAATCTGCAGAACAACCCAATCAAATAACAAGAATCTTATTATAAAACGATGAATATATTGCCAGCCACAACATTATTTTTCACACACATTAGGCACACGGCTTTTAgcataaaatttgaaacacCAATAACTGTTTGCAAGCTACAGTTAAAGTTTTCGGTTTCTGTTATTATTTTCCCACCTGTTCTTAACTGCCAAACATGAAGATAGAGAGAAAGTACCCGGCGGGGTTTGTATCAGTGGGATCGGAGTCGATAGAAGGAGCAAAAGAAGAGGACTCGGGCTCGGACGTCATTGATCGCCATCTGGAGATCGATTTGGGGCTTGCGTAGCTGAATCTGGAGCTGGAGCTCTGTAAATTGTACGGAAAATACCGGTTTACTGGAAACGAAACCGCCAAAAGTCGACCCGAACAGAGCATGTCTCTCTATCTCCTCTCTCTCGCTTTCTAAGAAGCACCCAGAAAACAGAAAGCAGAGAGCTCTGTTTTTCTCTTCAACTTTCACTAGTTCCAAAGAAGCAGCGAACAACGCTCTGAGTCCGAGTTTAGTTGTGTGTCTTTCGTTTTCCCAGTGGAACGAGGCAAGCGGagaccaaaaaatatttaaaaatacaaaattaaaaagaaaattgagcaCTGAAACTGAATAGTAGTATCTCCATTGGTGTCGTGTGTTTGGTTAGCTAAATGAAAAGGACCTTGCATGTTTATTATATCCTGGATAAGGCATTATGTGTATGGTATGGATGGATATATGGAAAATGAGGTATTGTTTCAATTCGACTTTTCCGAATAATTCATGACCATGGAATATTGTTTGGCCAACAATGCAATTCCTAAGTTTATAGACTTGGACATGGAATATCATTCGGTTAGAAACGCCAAACTTCTCAATAAATTCGAACTCAGTGATTAGTGtattagaaaacaaaatatgcCATGGATGATGGATGGGAGAAgaactttcattttcatgtcGTTGTCTGATTGAAGCCTTAAACTTTGTTTCTTGATTGGCAATCACTTGGGAGTTGTTTGGTTATTGGAATGAAATCAAGTGAGAAATGAAATTCATTCTATTGTTTGGGTTGCAAATTGGAATCAagtttaaattcaaatttgggaTAGGTTCTTAAGTTTTAATTCGGAGGTTCAAGTTTAATAGAGTATATGATGGGATTCAAGTGTTCATGATTCGAGTCCCGACTCTTGAACTAGGGTAATGTGTTTGAGTTGCATGTGTGCATTACGAGTCCACATGTCtacaattcaaattttgaaagtttgaattttgagcTCATAATTGCAATAAATTTTTGAGCGAGAATGCCCTATGTGCCAACTCTCTCACAAGGACATAGAACCTGAATTCACATGAAGAAACTAGTGTGTTGAGTTGCACATGTGCATTAAAAGTCCAAAGGTATACGATTTAACGTTCAAGACCCATGAGTTGAGTTCGAGTTTTGAGATCATAACTACAAGAAACTTTAAACTTTCATATGTGCCAGCTCTCTTACAATGACATAGAATTTGAATCCATATGAAGTCGCTAGTGTTTAAGTTGCATGTGTGCAATACAAGTCCAAAAGTCTAGAATTCAATGTTCAAGTCGAAGAATCATATTTCGTATTAGAGTTTAGGTCATGACTTCAATAAATTATAGAATGAGACTACCCTATGTGCCAATTCTCTCACAATAACATAAAACGGAACTCCACATGGAGTCTCCACAACATTGTGAGAGATCGCTCCCTTCACTTTGGGCTATTCTTTTATCTTGTATTGCTTATCTAGAATGAAAATTATActtcaacaaataaaatataaaataataaaaaaacagagagcGCTCCTGCATATTCCCGTAGAAAACCTTATTGGGGACtataaaatatgagaaaaagtACCGTGGTATTCAAAAACTTACTGATTTTAATGTATTTCACTAAATTGTGTATTGTATGAGACTTTTGAGTGTGTGATATAAACACCAAATCACATAACAAATCCCACCCTCCTATGCCTGATTCTCATATATGCTCtcatacctttttttttccatttatttttcatgctttcaACATGCATTGATTCAAAGATAGGCCTCTAAGTCTaactcttcctcctcctctccaTATCTCTCCAAGACTATATTTTTATcgtatagccacgcggctatactaggATTTTAAAAAGGAATAGGTTatattgttttccaaattttttaaagaaacagTATAGCCAAAGGAATAGTATAATCGCCCCGTTATACtctatttttcaaatattttcaagaaatagtatagccaggcggctataccaggtttttaatatttttaaaaagaatagtatagccgcacggctatacccgGTTCTAATTTTTGAACAACCACGAGACGACACTaggtttttatattttttaaggaaatagtatagccgggctatactcggttttaaaatgatttttcaaagaaatagtatagccgcccggctgtactcggtttttccttttttaaaaagggaatagtatagccgcacggctatactcgtttttttttcccttctaaTCTTTTTGTTTAGTCTAATCGGGTTTCCCTCAGATTACCAGCACTGCCACTGTTATAGGGCCTCTATCATCATTTAATAGATGCACGTAATGACATCCCATTTCTCAGGTGTTGTGACTATCATCTGAataagaagaaagtgaagccGTAAAGGttctcattttcctcttttgggTAACAGTTAAAAGCACACGGAGCATACAGAATTTGATAAAAGTGACCTGAGTTTCTTCAAGTTCATTCTTAGAAAGTTGCATGTCTCCAGTAAGTTCTCTCAGTCATATTCAATGGAGATAAGCGATGGCTAAAAGTTGATGTAACTTCTGCAGCTAATGCCTGAAAAATGCATGATAATATAAGTAACAAGCTACTATTTCAATGCCTACTTTCCCACCCCACCCACtaagaaaagacaaaacaaaaaacaaaaggaagagagTTATATAGGGTGGATACCTTAATTGGTGCAACATAAACTATTTTAAACTCATCTTTATGCAAGCAACCGTCTTTGAAGTGCTGTGCAATCTGCCACAGACAATGCCGACTCACTATCTAAATCTCAGAATGGATGATATACTACCATACTGAATATTTTCAAAAACTAAATAGGTAGAATTCAACAAGAAAAGTACTATAAGTACATCACCATGACATAAAAGGAGTCGAATAACTAAGGCAGCCAAAAGCTTAGTTTCCTCGCTCTATTTTGCAAGCTGATATCTTTAACACACTAACCCTCCCAGAAAAATATACACAACAACAGCACATATCAGCACATTACAGCCGTCCCCATGCCATTTTAACTATGCAATTAACCCAGATTAACTCATACACAATACAAAATCATTTGCATACCTCATGTAGAATAGAAATCATAGCTATGTTTGTTTTGCCAGCTCCTGCTGGAGAACAAACCTGCAAGTAAATGGAAATCACATTCAAGCATATCATATCAGCACTTTCACTGCAATGGTTTGGTATTCACATAATCAACATAATCATTAACTAACTAGTATATTTTCATTAGTGTAACAAATAGTATGAAATATGCGGCTCTGAATATGGAATTATGTCCACGAAAAGCAGCTTGTGCGAATTCATCTAACTCCGTTATCTCAATCTCACAGCATAAGACAGTAAACAGAAATTGcaataacaaaaatagaaGTCAGTAGGTGATAAAAGAAATAGCAAGCAAGGACAATCCTATTTGTTTAAGCACCAGAAAATGCGCAAATTATTATGGCTAGTTTATACACTGATAATGTTAATGATGGCAATGATAAACTTAAGTAGAATGATGGAACTACAAATGGGTACCAGCTTTTCGCCAGGTTTTCATTTGTGCTGTTGGTGTTGGGGGAATGACCTCCTCATATCCCTTACGATGCTTCCTCTCAGTTCCAAGAGGAAGAGCACTAACTGATAAAGATTAAGGCCCTTCACTAAGCGCTAAGAGATTCCATatggttttcttttatcaaGAAAGGGGAAAACCCCCAGACACCAAACCCAAGGACTCTCCTCAAAAAACCAGCAGCCCAGATTCAAGTTGTGACTCCAAGTAGCCAAACAATCAGCCACTGTGTtcctctctctatatatatgctGAAGCTTAATCTTTCCAAACAAATTCATGAGCCTTTTACAGCTACTAACTGATtctatgtgttttttttaatgaaatattcggttttttcaaattttttctaaaaagaaatagtatagccgggcggctatacttggttctttcaaattgttttttaaagaaatagtatcgccgggcggctatactcggtttatataattcttttaaaataaaaaatatagccGAGTTGCTATACTAGgttttttcaaattgttttttttaaagaaatcaTATAGCCACCGAGctctgtttttaaaatttattttttatgaaatagtatagccgagcggctatactcagtttttattgcggctatactcggttttcctatttatttaaagaaatagtatcgCTTCCCGGCTATACCcggtttttaaattttttaaagaaatagtatagccgagcagCTATATGCCTTTCAAAGAAATAGAATAGCCAAACGGCTAAACCCGGTGTTTTTAAAACTCAAATCACATCTCAACGCAATCCAAGCTTGCTTATATGGAAAATCAAGattgaaattttaagaaaGATGACAAATTTAAACCGCCATCACTGGAAAGCATCAACCACAAATGTGACTGCAATTACCATCTTATAGTGATCGGGCTTCTCGGTTTTCTTGGTGAAACTGATCAGCCCCCATTTCATACAATGAACAACAAGCCGCCGCCGTCTGCTACGTCTTCTCTACGAACAACAGGCAAATTCGACTTCAGTGACGCATTGAACAACGGGCGAAACCTAAGCGCATACCAAAAAATTCGTTCCAATCAGTAAGATTAAGCAATCAAAGAAACCATAACACGCAAGGAAATCTGTTTGGTTGCTAGGAAAGTAGGAGAAAAGTAAAGTTCGAATTAGGAattaataaaggaaaaaaataggaggagttttgaattttgctcACCGGTCCATGTTAACAGTACGAACAGGGAAATGGCTGTGGTGGCAAGCCCTAGGGATGTCGTCGGCTCTGAGATTACAGCGAGCCCTCCCACACATTTTCTCCAAGAAACTGAACGGTGAGTTCAGGatcagtatagccgcgcggctatactcggtttaaaaaaaaaatttaaagaaatagtatcgCCGCACGACTCTACtcggtttttatttttttttttaaagaaatagtacagccgtCGGGCTATTCTCggttttttctaattttttaaagaaatcgtatagccgcccggctatactcggttttttctaattttttaaagaaatagtatagccgcccggctattctcggttttttctaattttttaaatgcatggtatagccggtcggctatacgcggtttttattttttttaaagaaatagtatggccgtgcggctgtacgcGGGttttgatttagggtttagggaatagtatagccggtcggctatacttggttttccattttttaaaaggaatagtatagccgtgcggctataccccGTTTTTTCCCCTGATTTTTTCGTTTTGTCAAACCGGGTTCCCTACATTTGACAATCAAAACCATCTTTGATCCGACGGTGATGATTGGCCAACCCACTTGAAGGAGCCAAACTCAAAACGCGCGTTCGCTCCCTCTCTTTTACAAACCCTAACAAGCTGTCCCTTATAAATAACTTGACATCCGCCGCAGGAGCCACCAAAAGCTCCCATTTCCCCTTCCCATTCACACAATCACATCCCATCtgtttcttgttgttgtttgaAGAAAACCTCAGAGATGATCGGAATGCAGCGGTTCTCGATTCGATCAAAGCTTTGCATGTCCATCTTGC
The Prunus dulcis chromosome 2, ALMONDv2, whole genome shotgun sequence DNA segment above includes these coding regions:
- the LOC117619993 gene encoding U6 snRNA phosphodiesterase — translated: MEALIASYGDSSSDSDSESPAPRPELKNSEESSSALPPPPLSLLNSPNSFGFLDFSPSAQPSRVRNFPHVEGNYAVHVYIPVYIPPAPRKEMALFLNKLASLVPGLHAVDVDVPLEILCKDEHKLEQVALGREFHISLGRTVPIRVHQIDSLVTMLRQKLQIQRRYWIDFSKWEVFVNDDHTRTFVSIEVIAAGLAEITKQIQAVNEVYKLHNLPEFYKDPRPHISVAWASDDISSSLKQAVEEERRSTVGGSLQKCLFTSKFNGIECRIGSKTHKICKFSE
- the LOC117619992 gene encoding protein ORANGE-GREEN, chloroplastic — translated: MLCSGRLLAVSFPVNRYFPYNLQSSSSRFSYASPKSISRWRSMTSEPESSSFAPSIDSDPTDTNPAGFCIIEGPETVQDFAKMELQEIQDNIRSRRNKIFLHMEEVRRLRIQQRIKSAELGMLSEDQENELPSFPSFIPFLPPLSSDNLKQYYVVCYSIITAFILFGGLLAPTLELKLGIGGTSYKDFIESVHLPLQLSQVDPIVASFSGGAVGVISALMIVEINNVKQQEQKRCKYCVGTGYLACARCSSTGTLVLTEPISTVDGDQPLSLPKAERCSNCSGAGKVMCPTCLCTGMAMASEHDPRIDPFD